The genomic interval GAGGAAAAGGTGGGGGATGATGTGGGGAATAATCTCCAGGGTACAGAATCTTATAACTCAGGCAGAGatatttcaaatatagatGTAAACACTAGCTGTAGTTGTACATCAGAACATAGTACTTATTGTAATGAAGATGTCAAATCATCAAAAGAAATCAGAACAAGCAAACGACTTTTTGAGCTACTTGAGATGGAATTGCTTGAAGAatataatagaaatatttcCAAATCGTCACTAGAGGGAAGGAAAGGGaggaatttatttaatatgcaAGCAGGAACTACAGAGGAAAGCTCTAGGGATATAGCAGAGCTCTCAAGGTGTTCATTGGCAGAATCTGGAGAATGCCttgttgattttgagaatGATAAACATTCAAGAAGAGACGATAGTGTGCTTGGGGTTGATCCAAAAGAGTGTAATGAATGTTCaatttcatcatcatcatcagggCACAAGCAAATTCTGAGAAGATATTTGTTTGGGTCAAAGTTGAGGAAGTTGTACAAGAAGCAAAAACTATTGCAGAAGAAGTTTTTCCCTTGGAACTATGATTGGCATAGAGACCAACCTCATGTTGATGAAAGTGTTATCAAACCTTCTGAAGTCACTAGGAGATGCAAGTCAGGACCAGTAGACCATGATGCTGTATTAAGGGCAATGTCCCGGGCACTTGAAAAAACCGAGGAAGCATACATGGACATAGTGGAAAGGGAGCTTGATAAAAATCCAGAGCTTGCTTTGATGGGTTCATGTGTGcttgtgatgttgatgaaGGATCAGGATGTATATGTTATGAACCTCGGAGATAGTCGAGTTATCTTGGCACAGGATAATGAGAAATACAACAACTCAAGCTTCTTAAAAGGTGATTTAAGACATCGAAACAGGTCAAGAGAGTCACTTGTCTGCGTTGAACTTGATAGGATATCTGAGGAGTCACCAATGCATAATCCTAACAGCCACCTAAGCAGCAACACCAAAACTAAGGAACTGactatttgtaaattaaagaTAAGAGCAGTTCAACTATCGACAGACCATAGTACAAGTGTTGAGGAGGTATGTTTCTGATATTTGATTGTTGCATATCTTTCATTTGATACTAGTGTATTCTGTCCTGCATGACAATTTGGTGGTTTTGATTCATCCGTCAATCATGCATATTATCTAGTTCTTTATTGTCATCTTTTTAATCTCCCTGAAAATCTCGGTAGGATATTAAATTGCCGTGTGCCTGAGCTACAAGGTATTGTATGTGCGTGATGCTATATAATGTGTCCTTACAGTGAATTTGATGGTGTTGATTGTAGTCTGCTTCTAAAAAAGAATGTAGATTTGACCATACTACTTGGGTTAAAGTTAATGGTAAGTAGCCAACAGAAGACAataattgattattttatttggaaaagaaaaatatgatagttTCATAGTTATACTGTATGCTATCTTTGTCCTGGTCAACAAAAATGAAGCTTATGAGCTATCAGGATGGTCTAGATTATTACTTGTCTTTCTCTCATGACATGTCAAAAAATGAATTGATTTTCATTAGAAACTTATATGCATATGTTTGTACCTGGAAACACAGTAGACCTACTCTTGTTGAGTTTGTAATGTTTGTTCATCTGCTTTGAGCCATACTTGGAGGATGAAAGCTGCCCTGGGCAGGTCTTTTTTGAACTTGGCATGCCGCATGCAAATTGAGTTGTCCTAGGATTACTAAATAGTAATGCTATATTTTGTTAACATGAATCATGGTTGCCGATTTATACTTCGAAATTCcccaaaaaacaaatttgtttcAGATTGACCAGAGCCAAACTCAGGTACATAAAACAAGATTCTCATTCCGTATACCTTTTATTTAAGAAAGactctattttttaactctGTCTCTTTGGGTCCTCACATAAACATCCTTTCAATAATAAGAACTTATTTCTTACGAATCTGTTGGCAATGCCACCTTAATAGTACTTTGGCCCTCTATTTTCATCTCAAGAACATTTCTCTCGATagttttcttaattttgaaaataataattcaaCTTGCAAATACACCTTCTGAAAgaataaatagtatttttttttcaaaatgtcTTTGGAGGCAGTGATAAAGCTATTCTGAATATTCAGGCATGTTATTTGGAACAGTGTCCTGATGTGTTGTTTATTACGTTGTGATGTAGATGATGTAGATGAAATCAAGCATATGTATGGACTATATATTCCTTGGAGAAATCATCTTCTGTGTTCTGACTAACTGTTAGAACAGGATGTGAAATGGGCaatgtaaattttgtttcatctttcCACAGTATGAATCCTTCATTATTTGACGTTTGGAGAACTAAGTTTACTTCTCCCAACGTCAAATACTTTTGACTAGAGGAAGCATCTGGATTGAAATACCTAGGttgtttgtttagtttttgcATTTATAAAGTTAGGCTTACCATTGTATCTTGTAGTCTACTTTAAAGATGATAGTTATTTGACTGATTATTCTATCTTGTTCATTGTTCTTTCTATGTTCTCTGCAGGAAATCTCGAGGATCAGGGCAGAACATCCTGATGACCCTAAATCTGTATTTAATGACAGGGTGAAAGGACAGTTGAAGGTTACTAGAGCATTTGGTGCAGGCTTTCTAAAGAAGGTAGcttatagagttttttttaatgtccATGGTTGTTGTTCACTGCTTTATGTCCAAGGTTCTCAAAATCTCTATTCAAATCTTGAATAGGGTGGAACAGTTTGATCCTTGGTAGAATCTTAATATGTTAGTATTATGGTCAATTATAGATGGGAAAGTGTGATAGGTAAAATATGAACCGCCTTTCTGCAGCACCACAAAAGCAGGGGCTATATAGATATTCTCAAGTAATTATATGTcaattgtttattattttttctttttgcgaTCAATATAAGAGGGAACTGTAGGGGTTCTGTACTTTTATTTGCTTTGACTTAACATTATAacatcctatattttttttttcattaggCATGCAAACCAAACAGTGGTGAGGTGTCCTGATGCACGCATTACAATTggcttttgttttttcagacTTCAGTGATTGTGTTGAAAATCTGAACTGTCAGTATCAATATAACAACAGAAAAGCAATATGGCACCATCTAATCAGACAATTGAAGATTAATCGTtaatgtaaattatttttccagGGATTTTAGTTGATGTACTTATTAATTCTTTTTGAAATGTGGTCTTTAACAGCAATCCTAGAATATGGCACACATTTGTAATCTTAGAAATTCACAAAGGTGTTTTCATATATGTTGGAATTTCAAATATCATATTACAATTTAGTATTCTATCATGCAAGTGGTTAAGATATCTTCTTTGCATGTTgcagccaaaatttaatgacATGCTACTTGAGATGTTTCGCATCGACTATGTTGGAACATCATCATATATCAGCTGCAACCCTGCTGTCCTTCACCATCATCTTTGCTCAAATGATCGGTTTCTTGTCCTGTCCTCAGATGGGCTGTATCAATATTTCACCAATGATGAGGTAGTTTCACATGTTGCATGGTTTATGGAAAATGTACCAGAGGGTGACCCTGCACAATATCTTGTAGCTGAGCTGTTATGCCGTGCAGCAAAAAAGAATGGTGAGTTCTGTCTTTATACAATGTAGCATGTAGCATTTGGTTCATACAAATACATGGCGCTTTATTCTGAGTACatattcattttatctatgtcaTCATTGAGAGTATTAGGCTAAAGTAGAATCAACTAGATCTCTTATGGTCCATGATATCTAGAACCTAACAACAGACTAGACTGCTgatagttttgttattagtgCCTCTTTACATTTCTATGTTAATATGGCTGAATTTTGTAATGTCATTGGATGCCATCTGCTCATTCTGTTTGATGATCTACACCATAGTTGCAATTGCTGGGACACTTTCATGCACTGCCTTGTTACCTTTGAACCCTTCCTAGTTCTGTTGaaatttttgaaacaattCACAGTCCTATTAGGACTCTGAAATTGTCCTACTGTATTTACAGGAATTGAACCAACATTTCTTTACCATATGAGCTATTTTAGTAACTCCTGGGGAATTCCTTTTGTCTTGAAATATGATATGTATGTTTGTGTGAGCTGAATTGTATGTAGCTATTTTTTCCAGCTTTGAAGTATTGTGATTATCATTCTCCAAAAGCTAGTCCTTTTATCTTGGTTATTGTATGATCATGCAGGCATGGATTTTCATGAATTGCTAGATATCCCTCAGGGCGATCGCCGAAAATACCATGATGATGTTTCTGTTATGGTAATTTCTCTTGAAGGCCGAATTTGGCGCTCTTCTGGATGAGCATCAAGATGAGACTTGGTGTTCCTTGCAGCCTCGCTTAGCGTAGTGAATTATCAATCAGAAAAGGGCATCATTGTCTTCAGTTTTTGAACTTCTGTTCAAATTTCATTTGGCAATACATGTTCCTTTTCTGACTTAACATTTTGGATTTGTGGTGCATGCTTGACCAGTCCAAGGTTCAGTTATACAGGTTTCTTGTctcttatttgtaaaaaaggttcatttttttagtaaaaagggttcatttttttagtaaaaaggGTTCATTTTTGGTGAGGATTTCTCTTCCCTGTGCCCTCGGTTCCCTTATCTTCTGCATATTGTGTATGTTTGTTGTTTCGTCCCTTCATTTGCAAACAGGGTATGGGGCATAAGAATTTGTGCATTATACAACTGCACAGCATCACTCCATCTGTAATAGTAATAGACCGTTTAGGGGCATACGGCCGGAGGTTGTGCACTGCACAGCAGCCTCGTGCAATTTGATGCCCATTGTCACGCTTTCCTTCATGAGCCAATTTGGCTGTTtcatctgtaatttatttgttttcgcAAAATCTCAGCACTCTACTGAGGTCACAACTTACAACACTCTTCTGATCATTAATGATCAGTGcctttttcatttaattttctgGACTTAGAATTCTTATCTTGATCATGTGTGATCAGTGCTCtttcagtttctttttttttcctgggcTCAGAATTCTTCTTGGGAGTTGCTActagaagaagaagcaagtgTCAGCAGTGAATATATGAGACCTCTGCTATTTGGTATGTTCTGATATCCTCCCCTGTAGGAAGGAAAACTGGAAATggaagactttttttttctttttgggcaGATGGTCACTGCATATTCGTGCAAATTGtagattaaatatatacatgtttgttGCTATTTTCCTTTCAAAGGGGTAGTTTTCGGCACTGTTTGAGCTACCTGCTCCTTTGGAAATTCTGTTTAGGATAAGTTCGTGGTGACGTCGATCAATTATTCCTCTACTGAAAATATTGGATCCGTTATGCACCAAACTTAATGCTGTACAAACTTTAGCGTGTTTATGCAGTGGTGTGCTATGTCCATAATTTTGTTCTTGGGGTATGATTAATGGAGGACAGTTTGAGCAGTGAGTGAGTTGTTAGTACGATTGACCAAGTATGTACTTCGCCCACTAGAAAGTTGTACAATTTACTTTCAGTACGATCTCCTAGATAATGTACTGTAGTACTGCACTAGCTGTGTCTGACAGATGCATCTAAACTCTGTTGTTAGCAGCATTTTAAGTCCAAGTCTGTGACGCCCTTTTTGAAGCTACTTATCAGGATTGTTGTCATTAGTTATTTGCTTCACACTTTTAAAGTAcgttttctattaaaaaaaacccttataAGTACTCCATTCATTCTAAGAGgcaattatttttaggatttggatgttgttttaaaatatgagcattttttatactattcATAATACTATTCTTGCTATTTGTtatatcaattatttattattaaaattattcatatttcatCCATCCTCCTGTATTCATCCATTCCTTATTTATTGAGGAACATTCTAATTGCTTTCTCTTATCCTTTATCTCtgctaaataaactaaaaaatacttatgtttTGAAACGAATGCAGTATTTGGTAAGTTTAccactaaaatatttaatttatccttaTAATTAGATAGATTATACGTTTCAAACGGAGTGCTCATTCCGAACTAAAATCCAATCTCATTCTGAACTAAAATTCCGTCTCATATCATGACATGTATTCGGAAGGGCTAATTTTTGGATCTCTTCCATGCGCtgtgaaaacaaacaaaacgaATTTGGCGTTAAGATTGTGAAGCTAAAAGATACAGTGACACACACTGCCtccaaaataatcaaatttcagATCACAGAATTCAAGACTTGAACGAATTAATATCCAGGGGTGGCAGAAGTCGTCTATATCTTGCATAAAAATTCAGAACGCTTTGACCCCAATCGTTTGAAAAATCTGCGCATATCTTGCATGTTGCAGCTCCCAATCTCTGAAACCGCAGAAGGTCCAGCCAACTGGCAGAATCAAATTTCGCTGTGCTCTCTTTTACTAGGAAAATCCATGGACGCTTGACGGATTAGCTGGTcttgttaattaatattaatggGATCTTGGATCCCCAGCTGACTTTGCACTAAGCAAACGCATTCGAGTAGGCATTACGCTGCACGGTTGCTCACATAGCTAGTAGAATAATATTGTGAACTAACTCACTAATTCATCACTATCTTTGTGCTATGATCTTGCCCATCACTAACAttattatagtataaaaaaaatcaacaccgAAGGAAAGCATCAATACAGTTGGTATAAGTAGTGGAAGAAAAATTTAGCATTATTTTTCCCTTAATTATCGCATTTTTCCTATATTAATCGAAGTACATCACACTTTCCTATATTAATCGAAGCATATGTCAAATGTACAAGAAAaaaggtgtatatatatatatatatatatatatatatatatatatatatatatatatatatatatatatatatatatatatatattgacgAACTGCACTGTAATCAAGTgtaatattaatttaatttggagaaaagaaaaaggcatcGAAAAATATCCCAATGGTCGAGCGAGAAGaagaaaagtcaaacgatgATGCAGCCGTAGCcttcggcctcgtcctcgtagacgacgacgccgcggccgcccccgacgccggcgggggcggcggcgcactgGCAGGGGCGGCAGGAGTTGCAGCCGGGgcagcacggcgacggcggcggcggcggcttgcaGGGGGGCTCGTCGGGCTTCTTGGGAGGGTCGGGCTTCTTGGGCGGGTCGGGCTCCTTCTCCGGGCCGACGCTGACGACCTCCGCCGCGAACTTGGCCTTGCGCAGCTCGCTCACCACCTGCACCACGTCCACCTCCCCCACCACCGTCATCGTCCCCTTCTCCTCGTCCGCCGCCAGCGACTTGATCCCTACCCacccacgcacgcacgcacataAATTATTAAGCTCCACCCACCCACCTCGAAACCTTTAATCATCTcaggcagcagcggcggcggcgccatggaaCCTGGGATCTTGGCGACGAtggccatggcggccgccTTGCACTTGGGCCGGACGATGTCCACCTTGAGCACGATCTTCTGCAGGTCGCAATCACCACATGGTGCAAGATTAACTAACTAACTAGGGCTCTAGATTCTAATTGCAATGCATGTCACTCACTCCCTACGCGAGCTGACCTTGGACATGGCGatcgacggccgacgaggaagaagacgacggaaacgaaggcgaaggcgaaggcgaagaGGAGAAGGTGAGCTACTTACTTCAGctcagctcgatcgatcggatagagaaagagggagaggtgTTGCGTGTTTCTCACTATTATTGAAAATTGAATCCGTGGATCGAATCCCAGAGCATCACTTTTCCACTCGATTAATTTATCGCCGAAATGGGTCAACAGCTTCAACGAATtcattgttttcttctctcttcctgaGCAGTGTACTCCAATAGATAACACATTTCACATttgttcttctccttctcaCAGCCGGCGGTGTCAGATCGATCGTAcctttgtaaatattttgtttctggTGATTGATTCGATATGAATCAGTGTTATTGTTTAATAAATGGATCAAAACAGactgtagcaaaaaaaaaatacagctagtttttttttttggtctcaAGCCAGATATTGTGATCTTAAAGAATCAGTACTTGTTTATTAATTTCGAGTGATCGATGATAACGATTTG from Oryza brachyantha chromosome 3, ObraRS2, whole genome shotgun sequence carries:
- the LOC102716113 gene encoding protein phosphatase 2C 32 produces the protein MGNSTSRVVGCFAPADKAGVDLEFLEPLDEGLGHSFCYVRPPAAVTDSPAITPSNSERYTLDSSVLDSETRSGSFRQEVADDLAAGLQRPAKSFSETTFRTISGASVSANASSARTGNLCVSLAGDVQEPAATFESTASFATVPLQPVPRGSGPLNTFLSGPLERGFASGPLDKGAGFMSGPLDKGVFMSGPIDSGNKSNFSAPLSYGRRKAGLGQLVRSISRPMRSALSRTFSRSSQGPGWVQKFLLHPMAHLSLSRDAKCTSEGSHNGLESGLPEPEYSVTRNLQWAHGKAGEDRIHVVLSEEQGWLFIGIYDGFSGPDAPDFLMSNLYKAIDKELEGPLWVYEDSPERSAHASTLGEDESAAAPHDLPNGGDIQSHTENVKPEQLADLEKENISNGKISDDGDLQVQSGLNTGAQRDLVSQISSNHRLNAGEIVEEKVGDDVGNNLQGTESYNSGRDISNIDVNTSCSCTSEHSTYCNEDVKSSKEIRTSKRLFELLEMELLEEYNRNISKSSLEGRKGRNLFNMQAGTTEESSRDIAELSRCSLAESGECLVDFENDKHSRRDDSVLGVDPKECNECSISSSSSGHKQILRRYLFGSKLRKLYKKQKLLQKKFFPWNYDWHRDQPHVDESVIKPSEVTRRCKSGPVDHDAVLRAMSRALEKTEEAYMDIVERELDKNPELALMGSCVLVMLMKDQDVYVMNLGDSRVILAQDNEKYNNSSFLKGDLRHRNRSRESLVCVELDRISEESPMHNPNSHLSSNTKTKELTICKLKIRAVQLSTDHSTSVEEEISRIRAEHPDDPKSVFNDRVKGQLKVTRAFGAGFLKKPKFNDMLLEMFRIDYVGTSSYISCNPAVLHHHLCSNDRFLVLSSDGLYQYFTNDEVVSHVAWFMENVPEGDPAQYLVAELLCRAAKKNGMDFHELLDIPQGDRRKYHDDVSVMVISLEGRIWRSSG
- the LOC107303763 gene encoding heavy metal-associated isoprenylated plant protein 43-like, coding for MSKKIVLKVDIVRPKCKAAAMAIVAKIPGIKSLAADEEKGTMTVVGEVDVVQVVSELRKAKFAAEVVSVGPEKEPDPPKKPDPPKKPDEPPCKPPPPPSPCCPGCNSCRPCQCAAAPAGVGGGRGVVVYEDEAEGYGCIIV